The window AGAGTTGCTCTTAGATCCTCTAGTCTAGCGAATGTCATAATTACTACTATAATCACAGCAGGTGCCCACTTTGAGTTTCCAGGCACTCTACATTACACACATTTTTGCTAGTTCTCACACCAGCCCTGCAGAACAGAAACCATCACCCCATTTTAGAGGCAAGGAGCTGGTGCTCAGTGAAGTGGCTTACTCGTGAGCACACAGTCGCGAGCGCTTGGCAAAGTCAGAACTGCTCTCAGGTCTGACTCCAaacccctgctcctcccactggGCAGTGGGGATCTCACCTGTTCGTTCAGTCACGTGCCTGGGACCCGGAGACCCTGGGCCCGAGGCTCTGGGTCCCCTCAGTGCTGCCACCTCCGCAGCACCGAAGGCTTAGTTCCGAAGACTCTTCATGCCACAGAGCCCatggccagggagcccaggaggaAGGGTTTAAATGTGGACGTGACAGAGGTACAGCAACGGCAGCCCTGTGTTGCACTTTCCTCCCTGTAAAACCAGGGGCTTTGATGGAGGGACTTTCTCCAAGGTTTGCCAGGTTCTACCAGGTCTGGTTTCTCCCAGGAGGATACTGGGTGAATAGGGCTTTGTCTctgctgcccagagcccagggccctTGGGGGAGACACCTGGGGGAACAAGCAGAGCATCTGCAGTTGGTCTCAGAAGAAACTCTTGTccggccggtgtgggtcagtggttgagcgtcagcctatgaaccaggaggtcacagttcgattcccggtcagggcacaggtccagGTTGCGGGGttcatccccaataggggatgagcaggaggcagccgatctctctcatcattgatgtttccatctctctctccctcttccttccactctctgaaatcaataaaaacatttttttaaaaataaaaaaattaaactctcCTTCAAAAGGTCTTTCAAGGTGATTATGGGTAACCGACCCCCTAACACAGCCCCTTTCCTCCTCTATCTCCCAGAGTAGGGAAGAATAGTATACAACAGAacagaataaaatagaatagaatgaAGACATCACATACAGTGAGGGTAATTTGGCCTataaacatgttttgttttaatatatctttattgttgaaattattaaacttgtgttttaattttatgaatgTATTTATGTGGGTATACTGTGTTGAGATGTAAAATTAGCATCTCTCTTTGGTTGCACTCTAAGGAGTATGGAAAATTCTGCTCTAGACCACACTGGGTGCCCTACGAGGCCCCAGGtgtccctcaccctcacctgTGACACCATGAGCTTAGGAAGCCATGGGCGCTGACAGTCCCCAGCAGGGAGGTGGCATCTGAGTCCTGGCAGTGCTGGGAGGATCCTTTCTCTTTCCAGGCTCAGGAAATCCTCACCTGGAGGCAGGGAACGTCCCAGATGACCCTGAAATAATGCAGTCAGCCCCCTGTGTAGGTTtcagccccctcctcctcctgcagggtCCACAGGACAGAGGAGGAAGCAGCCTACAGCGCCAGGTCATCACTCTACCCCAGGTGCCACTTACCCTGCAGAGTAGCTAGAACTTGTCGGGTGGGTCCTTCATTTTAGAGCTGCCTGCAGTCCTGTCTACCCCAGGCCATGGGTGTTCTGTGAATGACTGAGGCCAGAGCCGTGTCATTCCCTCCTGGCAGTGGCTCTGgggcccctggccctggcatTGTCTGGGTCACTGAGGCTTCAGACCCTGGAGACCCAACCCTTGCGTTCACTCAGGGAGGGGTGGGTGGTCAAGGGCATGgctgctcccaccctcccctatggCTTCCTGCAGAACCACTCCTCATCCTCACCATCTGCTCCTGGCATAGGGGTCCTGGGCTGAATGATTGCCCTAAGGAGGCATCTCTAGGGGTCACAGCAGGTGCCCCCGAGTCACATCTGGAGGAGGGCTCAGTAAATCTATGTTTCACAAATACCCACCCCATTACTTTCTTCATTAATGTCTATGACTCCTCAGAACAAAGTCAAATGCACGGTCTTTTTCTCCAGTGACCGTTTCTGGGAATGCAACAAGCTACCAGGAAGCACTTGTACCTAGACTGTTTTCATCGCTGTCCCAGGCTCTTTGACTATTTCCTGCTCTGGCCCACATTTCTGGGAAATTACTCAATACTAGTAGGACCATCTGCTCCTGTTACTATATCTTTATTATGAAAGAATAGAATTTCATCCACGCACACAAAAAATCAGTCTATGATTTTTACCCTGGGTTTTCTGCTATGTTAGAAAACAAACTCCTCTCCCCTTCACCCTGCTCTACCTTTGCCCAGATCTGTGGCCCCAAATTTCTGTTTTTCGGATGTGGACTGTGACTTATGACCCATTGGTGGGTGATGAAATTAATATATGGGTCGTGaacagtattttaagaaaaagtagaatataaaatattgaaaatcattttattttgaaatagtggGACATAATCCAAAATGTCTATAAAGGTTGAAAGAagtttttagtattatttttctctttatctgtcTTTAGAATATTCTAGAAGGTGGGGTGTTGGCACTCTTGATCTCACAGTGAGCTTGTGTTGGGTTGTAGAAAATTGTTGTTTCTCTGTTAAGATATCCCCAGCAGCAGTGGGCACACCCGTCTCTTTAACAGTATCTGTCACATGAGGCACTGAGAGCTGCAAAAATTCTTtgtacaaacactccatccaagcCCCTGCACTAAGAAATTTGGCCATGCCTAgcatggctgctggcagccccaggccacatccctgggacccaggcccccTTTGAGTTCCTGTCTGGAAAAGTTCAAGGCTGTCAAAAGAATTTACCATTTGTTCTGGGCAAGACCTGATGATAGGCCCCTGACTCCCTTCCTTCAAGCATTTGCTAAGAAGGTCTGAGAATTGTAACACCCATCTCTGGCCTCTGAGCTATCTATGTACTTCTCTCCTACACTCCAGGAGTCTTTCTCAAGGTCCTGAAAGCCATTCCTTTGCAGTGTCATCATCAAGAAGGACAGGGCCTCTGCCGCCCAGTCTCTGTGGGAGGACAGAATCCCAACTTCATCATTGACAGCTCGCAGACACAGCTGGCCTAATCCCATTTACTGAGCAACCCTTTGTCATTTTGTCACTTCCCTGACTCTTCTTGAGCCCCAGCTCACTCCCTTCCCTTGTCCTTCATTTTCCCTTCCAAGCACCCTATCAGTGCTGCACAAATCAGAATGGGACTCAGCTTCCCCTACTGCCAGCAGTTCCTGAATAGAATCTGTTTTCACCACTTTAATGTCCAGTATTGCTTATCTGTGacaacatgtacacacacacacacacacacacacacacacacacacacacatgctcacccCTCCTCAGGATAAACACTGCTTCTCAGGAATGGAGGAATCATGTCATCCTCATTGTCCAGAGCCTTGTTCCTTCCTGGGCTATTTCCCTGTATCATCTCCAAGTCCCCATAAAGTCTCACTTGGCTGATCCAGCCTGTTCTGTGACATCCGTTGGGAAATTAAGTGAAGAGTCATGTACAGAACTCCTTCCTTCCAGGAACAAGAGTTGGGACTATGAGATCCAACTCTGTCCCCATTGGGAGCTTCTCCTTCTGCCAAGCTTGGAAGAACTGGGCTAGTTTGACTAAAGGAGCAGGACAATTTCCTTACACACAAACTTTCCTAAAGAATACATAACCAGGCccagatggcatggctcagtggttgagcatcgacctatgaaccaggagatcattgtttgattcctggtcaggacacattcccaggttgtgggctcgatccccagtgtggagtgtgtaggaggcagccaatgaatgattctctctcatcattgatgtttctatctatctcttcctctctcttcctctctgaaatcaatcaatcaatcaatcaatcaatcaatatatacatacatatatatacatacatacacacacactagaggcctggtgcacaaattcgtgcatcagtggggtccctcggcctggcctgcgggattgggccaaaaccagctctccgacatccccctctcagattgcgagagggtgcaggccaggccaagagacgcCACGGGTGCACAATCGGGCctgggaggaactgcaggaggacTCCAAAGCATggctggcccatctcactcagtcctgatcagccggaccccagcagcaagctaacctacctgtcagagcgtctgccccctggtggtcagtgcacatcatagctggtcaactgtctgccccctgatggtcagtgcatgtcatagcaagtggttgagcatgccttggcatatcattagcatattaggctttgattggttgaacagatgactgtgtgtgtgtgtgtgtgtgtgtgtgtgtgtgtgtctccaggAAGTCCTAtatctttctttgttctttctctaaACCTCAGAAATTAGGAGACACTAGAGACACTATGGTGCTAGAGGTCAAGACAAGGAGGAGTCACTGTCTCCCGGGTGAACGAGGCTGTCGCAAGGAGGGAAGGCTCGTGCAGGTTCATCCTCCTGCAGACATGGGGCGCAGAAAGTCAAAACGAAAGCCACCCCCCAAGAAGAAGATGACAGGCACTCTAGAGACCCAGTTCACCTGCCCCTTCTGCAACCATGAGAAATCTTGTGACGTGAAAATGGACCGTGCCCGTAACATCGGAGTCATCTCTTGTACCGTGTGCCTAGAGGAATTCCAGACACCCATCACATATCTATCAGAACCGGTGGACGTGTATAGTGATTGGATAGATGCCTGTGAGGCCGCCAATCAGTAGCAAAACAGAGGACCCACCCCCTCTGCAGACTCGCTGCCGAGGACCAGCCCGCTGGGTACCAATCCAGAGACATTCCTGAGGTCCAGGGTGTGGGTCCAGGGCCTTCGCAGCCCCTGCCTGTGTATGGAGTGGATGTGGATGTAAATGTGTGACTGCAAGTGTGGCCATGGTGGTGTGCTCATGGGCAGGGGGCTCCGGGGGTTTGAACTGCCTCCCTTGGCTCCAAAAGCCTTTGACTTGCTCCCTCTTTCGGCCCCTGACCCCCTGGCTCTGGAGCCCTGGCTTCTCCGGGGGCCAATGTCCTGACATCCTGGGTGAGAGCAAGCCCAGCAGAGACAGCCTGAGGACTCTCCGCCTCCTCACCCACCTCCCCAGCACCTTGCCCGTGTGAACTGGACTGCACGCCTCCTCTGCCTTCCAAGGACTGTGGCCTGGGCGGTTCAGCACCACTggcccctggctgggccctggcagGGGGGCCCCGGTTCGTGTGTAGTTGCTTTTctagaggagggagaggctgggttgGGGACTGTTAGTCACCAGTTCTTAAATAAAGCAGccgaaataaaataaaataaaaataaaataaaataaaataaaataaaaaaataaaataaataataaaataaaataataaaataaaataaaataaaataaagagggcAATGAGGTTTCTATGTTCAGAGACCCCAAGGGAGGCAGCAGGCAAGGAAACCAGGCAGATGACCAGAGATGGGGCAGGCATGGATCTCAAGGTAGCCTGGCATGAGGAATACATAAGATAGGCGACATCTGAGCATACAGAAGAAAAGACAAATCCTGGTGCTAGAAACAAACATGGAAGTAAAACCAGAGTGGTGGGTAAGCAGGCAGGCTGATACTGGGCAGCATGGGGGTGGGTGGACCTGACCTGAATTAGTCTCCAGCACCAAGCGTCTTTAATTGTGGTGGCATACGCGAACAGAAAAGGAGGCATGGGCCCACAGGAAGTAGGAGAGGACTGAGATCCTACAGGAGGCCCAATCTCCAGTGAAAGGGAGGCTAGGCTAGTCTGGGACACCACACATCGGCAGAGAGCACCAGGAACAGGGAAGGAGCCAAAAACACTGGGCAGGTGCCAGGCCCCAGCACAGCTAACCAGGCATCAGGTTACCACTTAGATCCAGCAGGGAAATTGGAGGATCTCAGCAGTGAAACTAGGTCAAAACTCATTTGACTCACCACAGCGGGTACACTGGCTGTCTGATCTATGGCCCAAGATGAACTCCAGAATGCACCCACTGTGAGATGGGGCACTGCTTCCCAAGGGCTTCCACCCAGAAGGAGCAAGTAACCTCTATTTCTACGGAGGCCCAGGTGGAATGGTCTAAAGCTATTCATGTGACCCCACATTTCCTTAAAGCCTcgaattttctttttcaattgcaTAGGACCTTTTCATCATAATCCAAAACAAGGTAAATTGATGACAAGTTTCCagtggttgagaaccacagctctgTGTCCTATGCCAAGTTTCAGGGCT is drawn from Myotis daubentonii chromosome 3, mMyoDau2.1, whole genome shotgun sequence and contains these coding sequences:
- the LOC132230155 gene encoding transcription elongation factor 1 homolog codes for the protein MGRRKSKRKPPPKKKMTGTLETQFTCPFCNHEKSCDVKMDRARNIGVISCTVCLEEFQTPITYLSEPVDVYSDWIDACEAANQ